The DNA segment tttttagtattttacAACTATTTGCAGTCATGAAAATGCTATCTCCAACTGTTTTTAATGACACAATTGTATGAGTCCATGCCAAATAAGTTAACGCACTTTTAGAGTGTGACAGAGGAGCTGTTTTTTTCAGTTCAGCAGTAAAACTGAATACAACAATAAAGATGGCGTATCCTCCGTAGCACTCAAGAAGTGGATTTTATTTAGCTGGAACTATATTTCCAATTTCCTCCGCCACAAAGGGTGGCGTATCATAGGAATAGTTTTTTGAGGCATTCACTCAAGCCAGACTCTTGAAGTACCTACTCTCCAAtctaattttacttttaaatacaTGATGCACTGCAGCATGATCTGACTGACTGAGATTTTTCAAGTAATGTCTTGAAATTTCTATGTTATCGATCAATTCCTATTGACCAGTGGCTGAATCATTTCTTGCCAGCATTAGATCCTCTGTATGCATTTTCAATTAACATAGGTGTCTCATAAGagactagggggctatgccccctggccgctacacGGCCCAACCTCCAGGGGCGCTCTGCACTCCCTCAGGCCCGCTTTGACAACGGAACGacctaaaaaaaatgtaaagattTTCATGCCcaactctcatttgtccaatctccccATGAgcgggagcgattggaccaataagaatcgtttgacaaaaaatcgtcatttatttcaaactttacGCTAAGACTTAGCTCGATAAACTcgagcaatttttcaaaaccagGCTAcacctctcaaaattttccactaATTTTCAGCAGTTTCGGGCTACGATTCACGGGACCGGGACCTAGCAGACCCATTTCTCTATGTACCAACCAGACCTACTTACGGGACAAGTCTCTATTACTTCCGTTTCCGGCGTCATCGACCATTGCCATGAACATCCGTTTCCTGTTTGTTCGTTCGATGTTTTATAGGTTAGGTTTGTGTTGTGATAGTGAAAGTGTGAGCTTTGACTTCTGAAGTTGTTTCCTTGCAGCCGGTGTGATTTTTTTAACTTGAAGTTTTTTGTTTATTCCTTAGAGGGTATTAAGTTTTGAAGAACTAATCTTGTGTGAATTTAAAACCAGAACATATAACTATGGAAAGTTTCACCAATCACTTTAGTCATCATCTGCGTCTATAGATATCTCCAACTGTAATATTCTCTTCGTATCGTTGTATTGCACTTTACTTTAATCATGGTGAGTCCTTTTCACTTCCCACCAATTTAAGAATATCCTAGGTTTTAAGTGTCGAATGCTTCATATTGGTTTTGTCGAACCTTTTGATCAAagatattcaattatttttttttctatctgcaTCAATGATGTTCATCGCATTTCATCTCAGATCAACTAAAATGAGTTTCTTCTGTTTCAGTTACCTCTGTCATTATTGAGGACTGCTCAAAATCATCCTATGGTAAGTCTCGTCTATTGTGGGTACCTACATACTTATCATTGATCTAGTTGACGACTTAGGAATGCATATCGCACAGCACTTCAACATCATTGATAGATATTTCAGTTCTTCCTAAATTTGAAATCCCCATCAAGAAGACAAAATTCTTGCGCAACATGTGTGACTAATTGAAAAACGAACTCTGTTGTGAGTTAGTAGAAATTTCAGCAATCCACTCAGATGTGGAGTATTGCCACATCTTTCGAACTGCTTTCAGGTATTATCGTTGCCTACGAGAACAGAGAGGCTGTAACTACGTTCCTGTGAGGTCAGCCAGTAGATTAAATTTGGTTGCCGTTCAACATGTATTCTTATTGGCGAACGCCTAACTCTTGTTCCTTTTGTGCCAATATCTTCTCAGAggttgatctgatgcaaaaattcataagaatcttttcaaaaaaggatgaaatttcaCACCCAACATCAAACGAGTCTTATGGGGTTGTCTGATGACTAAGGAAATGAAAGTTTAACACTGGAAATCGATACTCCACTTGGATTCAAATGTTCCGCTCACGCAACTTTGGCCACTCCGATAGGTCTAAGCGGCAACTGCCTCACTCTTCGATGCACTGATGGCATGGAGATGATTGTTGTTTCCGGGAAAAATCTACTAGCTTGATGTCGCAGAACTGACTAGTTatggcctctccattctcgtggACAATGGTGCTATCCACCACTCCTTGTGTTAATAGCAGATGAACATCATGTACTcaagtaaaaaaattttaaagatttgttAAAAATGCCTTCTTAACCTTACTTAATGAAAATAACTCTCAGCTATTATACTTAAGTAATCCTTTTTCAAAAAGTCGCATTGTTCATCGTTACAATTAttgctcatgttttatttttttgaaagagaatcAACCAACAGtcattctttgaatttttggtaaatttCCCTCAGACccttaagaaaatttcaaggaaatattttggtttttccttcaattaagaTAAaacattgaaggaaattttgaaatgtaatGGAGGGGCgtctttttcaacttttgtcATTGCCTCATCATGTAACCACTCTGGCCGATGGCCCAAGCGCAAAGCAACGTATCTCTATCTACAATATAGCAGGTTTCctatcatacttaattttttctttggaaaacatGTCAATGTAATCTCttcaaaacttccttgatttttcttctctgtcagcagaatattttaTCCCTATAATTATCCTACAATATACCCTATAATTTCCCTATAATTTTGAAGCTATCAAGGAAGCTTTTCTCTCTTCAAAGAACTAAAATAGGAGTCAAACACCGAAATGGAGGTATTTTGTTTCGCACTTGGACCAGCGATGTGATACCAACGAATACCGCAGATgataattcagatttttttattttttctaattacAGTTAGTTGAGTTGAAGAATGGTGAAACATACAACGGACATCTTGTCAGTTGCGATAATTGGATGAACATAAATCTCCGAGAGGTCATTTGTACTTCAAGGGTATGTTATTGACATAAAGGTTCTTTGTTCACTCCTTCTCattttcatacatattttttcattttgaaattgaagaaaagagcCATAGTTTAAATGATGGGTTGCATGGTAACCTGTACTCATGGTGGCAGAAAAGAAGTCGCCTTTGAGTAGATGATggtttttgccaatttttaaagcaaagaaaaatttgaatacttATGCATAATtaataacttaaaaaattaatactccagaaatttctgaaaaattgacagCAAATTCACTCTGCAAAATTTCATCTTAAATGAGAAATCCTTTTTTGGACTACTTAAACCAGTAGACAATGGCGATACGCTTAATCAGTCACTTCCCCAACACTATCCTTGATTTCACGGAGGTTTTAAAAAAGATTTCTCTCATCCAAGAATtcacaagaatcgatttttgaagggctcaactcaaatttttttcattttttagttaTTTCTCCTCAGAGAAAAATTCCATGTCAACTCTCACACAAACTGAAACTTATGGCACTAATTGATTCCAGAAATTGGTGACAACTCACCTGTAGTTGCAATAAATGTTCTTATTTGTTAACAAATTTTTCCATGTGATTAGTGCATTACTCAAGAAAAGAAATTGATCAGCTTTTTTATTAACATTCCGCCAAACTATTGAAACGTTCTTGCAGGATGGagacaaattttggagaatGCCAGAATGTTACATTCGAGGCAGCACGATTAAATACTTGCGGATCCCAGATGAAATCATTGATATGGTGAAAGAGGATCTAGTTGTCAAAGCCAAAGGCAGGCGAGATGCCAAGACAGCTCGCGGTGGCCAACGAGGCAGGGGCGCACAACGAGGTAAATTTTTCAGCTGTTCTTCTGCAACTATTGTGCTCCTAATTGTGCTTTGTTCATCCGAGGAAGGATTTCAGACAttgttagaattttttttcttgagctgAGATATGATCCAGCTAGCactaaaatataaatataagaTTTTTTAATGCAGGGTTGCCAATCATTGGACATTCTCATTTTTCCTGtcttagaaaataatttaaggtgattcgttaTGCTCAAGTGacatggtcgaactggcatgcgatattgcatcgattaggtcaaaaatttcggaacattgttaatttttcgcaaaaaaaggatgatagcccctgcgcgtgagcctaaagaatcattcttaacccaaaaatcggcaaaattctaAGAAATTAAAGCTGAATAGTGTTAGGGAccaaacctcgcattcgatacaaaCCGAAAttgatagctgaatcgaatgccaGGTTTTTTCCTagcactattctgctttcatttctcgaaattttgctgatttttggattcagaatgattcttcaggctcatgcgcaggggctatcgtccttctttttgctaaaaattcaaaatcgaccaAGATTTTTGACTTAATTGATGtcatatatcgcatgccagtttgaccacgtcacttgagctgaACGAATCACAATGCAAGAAAAGATTGCAAGCCATCGCATCTGACCATTTTGCGCAGACCGCGTGCTTCAAAAGCAGATTGTAGCCATACTTATAcatcattttgatttaattccTTTTGTGGACCCTATGACGTTGAAGCAAAATTATGCACAGAGCTACATTGCACCAGAGCTTTCTGCACAGTCACTCTGCAGCATAGTAACATAGTCACTATGATTGGCCAGCAGTGTCAGACAAAACAGCTTATCATGATCTAGGtaagatagcattttagaaCTGAATGCAAAAACAAGAATCAAATGCATTTTATCCGAGATGAAATTCAACTTAAaaacataagtgcagttcttgctatttcgagaaatacatgttacAACGTTTCGAAATTATACTGATTCTtatgactttttaatgcttcaaaattggaatttgggtgctaatttttcaccgaatatgcattaagactagttttaattgaaatcattattatctcaattttttcaaaaagtgcactcatgcgccttgtcctccgtcCAAGTCCATCAATTCATCATTTGGTCATGTCTCAAGAAATCTACCTCCAGATTCgggttttcacaaaaattccCTGTGTTCTTCCAAATGTTCTTCCAAATTTCCAAATGgcaagacaaggtacgaatttcagcattctgatgcatgtttctcaaccaaaatttcacgtagaacacgatacgcacaacgaaaattaccgaaatcaactccttccaaagatatttaatgattcttgatgcgtgaattcaaaccacccgctcatgaaaactcaatgctctgcgtgattcacatagcgcgctaaacgttatcatgacagtctctgcgatataaaaatctggcaaccccaatcttgacgctttggcctcagctaaagcaaattgcttataatttgaacaacacatggtggaaaatgaacagtgctcgattgagaggcttgctgaaactgttctagtgcgcgatttgactcacgtagagctttgagtttcttgtcagcgggcagttcagaatccgcgtaaccaatgtgaaataaaaagattaatatctttgttaggagttagtttcagtcatttttgttGCGCAACTCGTATTCTACGTAAGATTCTGGGTAagcaacatgtatcagaatgcttgaattcgtgccttgtctagtggtctattccctgagttttcccggtttttcctgtgAATGGCACTCCCCCATTAATGTCTTTGATGCTGATTTGAGTATCAGGTCCCCTCAGACTTTCGACtaataatttatttcaattttcaggttCCTTTGGAGGTCGTGGTGGCAAAGGTCCAGGTGGTCCGGGTGgtagaggaggaggaggagtcgGTAGACCTTTTAATAAACCCCGGGGAAAGTAAGCGTCTTCCGATGGAAAATCTTTTCCCTCAGGTTTTGATCATTTCCTCGgcggtttcaaatttttgaggccTTGTCAAAATCCTTTTGGCAATCCAGGATGAAAGAAGTCAAGGCATTTCTTGTTCCTCactttttccttaattttttaaggaGTTATTACCTAATATTcgagttttggttttatttcatcttctttttttcctgcaTCGGGggaattgttttatttttgagtgggttttcaaaatttaaatcaacACTAGataggtaattttgaaattatttctaaTTTGACAGTTAATTCAGGGATATTTAGTGATTAATCATTAATTATGTTCCACGGTTAATTTCTTTTTaacaaatcatgaaaaattccTCTTAAAAGACATTGCGTCATCACGATTGCAGTTAATAGGCTGTCATTGCTGTTCaaaaaaaataggaggaaaagcGATGTCTGGAAAAATTCTTAACCAAACAGTTTCCATGGttgccattatttttttttaaggtgacCTGTGGAAGAACTTATCTGTAATCTTTTGAAAAGTTCCCTGTTAAGACTGTATTCGAAACTTACAGGTATCAagacttctttcttttttttctgtatcatctgaaattgttttattaaattttctgtaataaaacaaaaatcacttgtatttgcaatggctatttctttttttttttgaaggatcGAAATATTCATTAACGAGCCTGTAGACAAGGTATGACTCCAAGCCCTACGCAACATGTTTTACCCTTAAAATCCCATGAAGAAAAGGCATCACATGACGGAAAGTCTTAATATCATCTCCTAAACAAGGTATAAGCGTTCACATTTTACACCGCTTAAAtgccaaaaatacaaatatgaTCTACCTCTCATCTGGTCCGTGTTCATTCAAAATacttgcacggaaaaaaaaagaattgctgattcagcaattcaattgctgaaaacagtgagtgcaatgtttcaacgcagattttacaacaaaaaaatgctactttaaccacccccgtggttaaattcgtttacaat comes from the Bemisia tabaci chromosome 7, PGI_BMITA_v3 genome and includes:
- the LOC109029706 gene encoding U6 snRNA-associated Sm-like protein LSm4 → MLPLSLLRTAQNHPMLVELKNGETYNGHLVSCDNWMNINLREVICTSRDGDKFWRMPECYIRGSTIKYLRIPDEIIDMVKEDLVVKAKGRRDAKTARGGQRGRGAQRGSFGGRGGKGPGGPGGRGGGGVGRPFNKPRGK